From Persicobacter psychrovividus, the proteins below share one genomic window:
- a CDS encoding beta-ketoacyl synthase chain length factor codes for MEFNGLYIKAANAIGISNSFALEHISALEKPDNQDFQAIKFKDYLSVGRLRRMSQILKVGNVAGITTVNEAALTCIDGVIVGTGLGCLTDTQKFLNQLIERNETALSPTAFIQSTHNTLAGQLGAHFKCHQHNQTIVQRQQTMQNIIIDAYLQLQGPSEKNILAGTVDELTEYSAQLIKKVENKDALLGQGASFFILSNQSNDTKAVAIDSLVTNQYFEEVKYDFNAKYGHNALVLRKANQNGATHTYEDYSGAYWTSNGFGLWMGYRLLMHHKGSILIELIEDQAYLILSCD; via the coding sequence ATGGAGTTTAACGGTTTATACATCAAAGCGGCAAATGCAATCGGTATTTCCAATAGCTTTGCACTTGAGCATATCTCTGCACTTGAAAAGCCAGATAACCAGGATTTTCAAGCCATTAAATTTAAAGATTACCTCTCTGTAGGGCGCTTGCGTCGAATGAGTCAGATTTTGAAAGTAGGTAATGTAGCGGGCATTACGACAGTGAATGAGGCCGCATTAACTTGTATTGACGGGGTAATCGTTGGGACTGGATTAGGTTGTTTAACGGATACGCAAAAATTTCTTAATCAGTTGATTGAGCGTAATGAAACTGCCTTGTCGCCTACAGCCTTCATACAAAGCACACACAACACCTTGGCTGGCCAATTGGGAGCACACTTTAAATGCCACCAACACAACCAAACTATTGTGCAACGTCAACAGACAATGCAAAATATTATCATTGATGCTTATTTGCAGTTACAAGGGCCTTCAGAAAAAAATATTTTAGCAGGTACTGTCGATGAACTTACAGAATATTCAGCACAGTTAATTAAGAAGGTTGAAAATAAAGATGCACTATTAGGGCAGGGCGCATCATTTTTTATCTTGTCAAACCAATCCAACGACACTAAGGCTGTCGCTATTGATTCATTGGTGACCAATCAATATTTTGAAGAAGTTAAATATGATTTCAACGCCAAGTATGGCCACAATGCATTGGTGTTACGAAAGGCAAATCAAAATGGAGCAACACATACTTACGAGGATTATAGTGGAGCTTATTGGACATCCAATGGATTTGGCCTTTGGATGGGCTATCGCTTATTGATGCACCATAAGGGGAGTATTTTAATTGAATTGATTGAAGATCAAGCTTATCTGATTTTGTCATGCGATTAA
- a CDS encoding beta-ketoacyl-[acyl-carrier-protein] synthase family protein, translating into MKNPKALVVGMGICSAVGMNPSEVWNNLSNGFRGISTVKHLETSKDILVGEINASNLELASALGISEGQYSRTFLLGFHALKQAISDCEIDFHAERVGLIYGSTVGGMDQTEKLIKQHGWTVGEPIVPIYYQHDCGAFPEMTQEILGIKFDYINTLSTACASAANAIIQGAQMLELGLLDKVIVGGADALSLFTVNGFSSLMIMEQDYCKPFSRTRAGLNLGEGAAFLVLSAESTKSYGAVSGYANRCDAYHQTATSPNGEGPFLAMEGAIKKAGLTAKSIDYINTHGTGTPNNDATEFAAMQRIFGDGQVPAFSSTKSYTGHTLAACGAIEAVISMLMLQHQQLIGNFEYYESEIEGCHPLVGLQNATIEHLLSNSNGFGGNDSSIIFSKVPEHGV; encoded by the coding sequence GTGAAAAATCCTAAAGCACTTGTGGTGGGGATGGGGATTTGTTCGGCAGTGGGCATGAACCCGTCGGAGGTATGGAATAATTTATCTAATGGTTTCAGAGGAATATCCACTGTTAAACATTTAGAGACCTCCAAAGATATTTTAGTTGGCGAAATAAATGCATCCAATTTAGAACTCGCAAGTGCGTTAGGTATTTCTGAAGGGCAATACAGTCGTACTTTTTTGTTGGGGTTTCACGCGCTCAAACAAGCGATCAGTGATTGTGAGATTGACTTCCATGCTGAAAGAGTCGGCTTGATTTACGGCAGCACTGTGGGTGGTATGGACCAGACTGAAAAGTTGATCAAGCAACATGGATGGACGGTAGGCGAGCCTATCGTACCTATATATTATCAACACGATTGTGGCGCTTTTCCGGAAATGACTCAAGAAATTCTGGGGATCAAGTTTGATTATATTAATACGTTAAGCACTGCTTGTGCCTCAGCGGCGAATGCGATTATTCAAGGAGCTCAGATGCTGGAGTTGGGTCTATTGGATAAAGTGATCGTTGGCGGTGCGGATGCTTTGAGTCTCTTTACTGTAAATGGATTCAGTTCTCTGATGATTATGGAGCAGGATTATTGTAAACCCTTTTCTCGTACGAGAGCAGGCTTGAACTTAGGAGAAGGGGCAGCTTTTCTGGTGCTAAGCGCTGAGTCCACGAAGTCATATGGTGCAGTTAGCGGTTATGCGAATCGATGTGATGCTTATCATCAAACGGCAACATCTCCAAATGGTGAGGGCCCCTTTTTGGCCATGGAAGGAGCCATAAAAAAGGCTGGGCTGACGGCTAAATCCATTGATTATATCAATACACATGGAACGGGTACCCCCAATAACGATGCAACTGAATTTGCTGCGATGCAAAGAATTTTCGGAGATGGTCAAGTACCTGCCTTTAGCTCTACAAAGTCCTATACAGGTCACACTTTAGCAGCTTGTGGGGCAATTGAGGCAGTTATTTCTATGCTTATGTTACAGCATCAGCAATTGATAGGGAATTTTGAATATTATGAATCTGAGATTGAAGGCTGCCATCCGCTGGTAGGGCTTCAAAATGCCACTATCGAACATTTGCTTTCAAACAGTAATGGTTTTGGGGGAAATGATTCATCCATCATCTTTAGTAAAGTACCTGAACATGGAGTTTAA
- a CDS encoding phosphopantetheine-binding protein: MDTFKIKLKEQLIEALNLEDMTPKEIEDDAPLFGDGLGLDSIDALELIVLLEKEYDIKLADPEKSRAVFASVNTLASFITEEQGQ; the protein is encoded by the coding sequence ATGGACACGTTTAAAATTAAACTTAAAGAGCAACTAATAGAAGCATTGAATTTGGAAGATATGACGCCAAAGGAGATTGAAGATGATGCTCCTCTATTTGGTGATGGATTGGGTTTAGACTCCATCGATGCACTTGAGTTGATCGTTCTCTTGGAAAAAGAATACGATATAAAATTGGCTGATCCTGAAAAGAGTCGTGCGGTCTTTGCATCGGTAAATACCTTAGCATCATTCATTACAGAAGAACAAGGACAATAG